A window of Oligoflexus sp. contains these coding sequences:
- the mnmE gene encoding tRNA uridine-5-carboxymethylaminomethyl(34) synthesis GTPase MnmE — protein sequence MNANDPKRSETSSPTASPASAGLRFVGEPIAALATTPGASAVALIRMSGEGCLPLLEKLLRRRAKAAPAPRMMMMAHFMDPEQQTVVDELMTAVFHGPASFTGEDSAELYCHGGPYIVGRILKILYSHGFRPAEPGEFTRRAFLHGKMDLSSAEGIKQLVEAQTEQQWLAARQLATGRFARTIEDLRASLVESMAYLAARIDFPDEGDTQDVDLSMVHERVEKVMKRIQKLEESYGSGRVAAQGLMVTILGRPNMGKSTLMNTLLGKERAIVTEHAGTTRDYLEEPCRIKGRLIRLVDTAGVRDAKDAVEKVGIARGLELAQESDLILLLNAADAGPEDRAETDRLESELGQERCVRVLTKSDLGVPAWANNYVTISCKAERGLEQLEQEIVKRVDGFVGKLSEEPFVSSARHLAALQTAKADLIAYFTAEEAGHYDELLAFELQNAARALSSILGTIDVEDVLDKIFRDFCVGK from the coding sequence ATGAACGCTAACGATCCGAAAAGGTCAGAAACATCGTCGCCAACTGCAAGCCCGGCATCTGCCGGGCTTCGCTTTGTGGGCGAACCGATCGCTGCACTGGCCACCACCCCTGGTGCTTCAGCCGTTGCCTTGATCCGCATGAGCGGTGAGGGCTGTCTTCCCCTTCTGGAAAAACTTCTGCGCCGTCGTGCGAAAGCCGCCCCTGCGCCTCGTATGATGATGATGGCTCACTTCATGGATCCTGAGCAGCAAACCGTGGTGGATGAGCTGATGACCGCGGTCTTTCATGGTCCGGCATCGTTTACCGGCGAGGACTCGGCGGAGCTTTACTGTCACGGCGGGCCTTACATTGTGGGCCGCATTCTCAAGATCCTCTATAGCCATGGTTTCCGTCCGGCGGAACCTGGGGAATTCACGCGCCGCGCCTTCCTTCACGGAAAAATGGACCTGAGTTCGGCGGAAGGCATCAAGCAGCTGGTCGAAGCCCAGACGGAGCAGCAGTGGCTCGCGGCGCGGCAGCTGGCGACCGGACGTTTCGCGCGCACGATTGAAGACCTGAGGGCGAGCCTTGTGGAATCCATGGCCTATCTCGCAGCGCGCATTGATTTTCCGGATGAGGGCGATACGCAGGACGTGGACCTTTCCATGGTGCATGAACGCGTGGAAAAAGTCATGAAGCGCATTCAAAAGCTCGAAGAGAGTTACGGCAGTGGGCGCGTGGCCGCGCAGGGCCTGATGGTGACCATTTTGGGCCGACCGAATATGGGCAAATCCACGCTGATGAATACGCTGCTGGGAAAAGAGCGGGCGATCGTTACGGAACATGCCGGCACCACCCGCGATTACCTGGAAGAGCCTTGTCGTATCAAAGGCCGCTTGATTCGTTTGGTGGATACCGCTGGTGTGCGTGATGCCAAGGATGCGGTCGAGAAGGTGGGTATCGCCCGCGGACTTGAGCTGGCCCAGGAGTCGGATCTTATTCTTCTTTTGAATGCAGCCGATGCCGGGCCCGAAGATCGTGCGGAAACCGACCGTTTGGAGTCAGAGCTGGGCCAGGAGCGCTGTGTGCGCGTTCTCACGAAATCCGACCTTGGCGTTCCCGCGTGGGCCAACAATTATGTGACCATTTCCTGCAAGGCCGAACGGGGACTTGAACAACTGGAACAAGAGATTGTAAAAAGAGTTGACGGTTTTGTGGGAAAACTCAGCGAAGAACCCTTCGTGAGTTCCGCTCGTCATCTTGCTGCATTGCAAACCGCCAAGGCGGATCTTATCGCGTATTTTACTGCCGAGGAGGCGGGCCATTACGATGAGCTTTTGGCCTTTGAGCTGCAAAATGCGGCCCGGGCCTTGAGCAGTATCCTTGGCACCATTGATGTCGAGGACGTATTGGATAAAATCTTTCGAGATTTTTGCGTCGGGAAATAA
- a CDS encoding aldehyde dehydrogenase family protein — protein MGFEAFFQALQERRFPLDFPGHFIGGEWSLDSKSEVLQGSFNPSRGDAIVKVLVSKKIVESAIDAADLAQKELSALPMEKRVEYLKRLRQVITDYQSLIVDALCIEAGKPRWEAQADFHSACQQLDAVLAESGRIRESLLGPVQLAWPDTEFNLQSNGITVAFLPFSTPLATFVQSFAGAMIAGSPLLAMPSSHAVLSGVLFGCVVNQLELPRGAVNLVFGNYQTFVKTLQDKRIQAVIYSGSREHCDTIRRDYMGQITRALLLQSGGKNAVIIDSEADIKESVRCVMYGVIKNAGQLNTSTSRVYIHESQIEEFKKEMVRAVRALKIGPTDGTDNPHLGPLYAQKAVDKFLRYQTMAKREASDTWVWGKVYNAGTAGYFVTPGVHFFADMDSSSSYQSNVLMCPDVAIYAYRDVDQAIQAANNTDASLVTSLIGPVDRTKPWVSQLRAPNVLLNLPTVGMDVNLPVAGRKLCGDYRLNGLGIAYLLAYPQACQSSARELSEFAAWPQLD, from the coding sequence ATGGGCTTTGAAGCTTTCTTTCAGGCGCTCCAGGAACGGCGATTTCCCCTGGATTTTCCGGGGCATTTTATCGGTGGCGAATGGAGCCTCGACTCCAAGTCTGAGGTATTACAGGGATCTTTCAATCCCTCCCGCGGTGACGCCATCGTCAAAGTCTTAGTCAGCAAGAAAATTGTGGAATCCGCTATAGACGCGGCAGATTTAGCTCAGAAGGAGCTGTCCGCCCTGCCTATGGAAAAGCGCGTCGAGTATCTGAAACGCCTCAGGCAGGTGATTACGGACTACCAGAGCCTGATCGTGGATGCTCTTTGCATTGAGGCCGGGAAACCGCGCTGGGAGGCCCAGGCCGACTTTCATAGTGCCTGCCAGCAGCTGGATGCGGTTTTGGCGGAAAGCGGCCGGATTCGCGAATCGCTGCTCGGCCCTGTGCAGCTGGCCTGGCCGGATACCGAGTTCAACCTGCAGTCCAACGGCATAACCGTTGCGTTCCTGCCCTTCTCCACACCCCTTGCCACCTTTGTGCAGAGCTTTGCCGGAGCCATGATCGCAGGTTCACCCCTGCTCGCCATGCCTTCATCCCATGCTGTGCTGTCGGGCGTGCTCTTTGGTTGTGTGGTGAATCAGCTGGAACTGCCCAGGGGTGCGGTGAACCTTGTCTTCGGTAACTACCAGACCTTTGTGAAGACCTTGCAGGATAAGAGAATCCAGGCAGTGATCTATTCGGGATCACGGGAACATTGTGATACGATTCGTCGTGATTACATGGGACAGATTACGCGGGCACTGCTGCTGCAGTCAGGTGGCAAGAACGCGGTGATTATCGACAGCGAAGCGGACATCAAAGAATCCGTGCGCTGCGTGATGTATGGCGTGATCAAGAACGCTGGTCAGCTGAATACCTCGACCAGTCGGGTTTATATTCATGAATCCCAGATCGAGGAATTCAAAAAGGAAATGGTTCGTGCGGTGCGGGCGCTCAAGATCGGTCCAACCGATGGGACGGACAATCCCCACCTCGGTCCTCTTTATGCACAGAAGGCCGTGGATAAGTTCCTTCGCTATCAGACCATGGCAAAGCGCGAAGCTTCCGATACCTGGGTCTGGGGCAAGGTCTACAATGCGGGCACTGCGGGCTATTTTGTAACGCCGGGCGTGCATTTCTTTGCTGATATGGATTCGAGCAGTTCCTATCAAAGCAATGTGCTGATGTGCCCGGACGTGGCGATCTATGCCTATCGTGACGTCGATCAGGCCATTCAGGCTGCCAATAATACAGATGCATCGCTTGTCACTTCGCTGATCGGTCCGGTTGATCGCACCAAGCCCTGGGTCAGTCAGCTTCGGGCGCCGAATGTGCTTCTGAATCTGCCGACTGTCGGGATGGATGTGAACCTGCCGGTCGCGGGCCGCAAGCTTTGTGGTGATTACCGCCTCAATGGCTTAGGTATTGCTTACCTGCTCGCCTATCCACAAGCGTGTCAGTCCAGTGCGCGTGAGTTGTCAGAATTTGCCGCCTGGCCGCAATTAGACTGA
- a CDS encoding phospho-sugar mutase — protein sequence MQDNIQRLAQYWSTSQVFDEKTRTEIAGLLQSNNEKELTERFYRDLEFGTGGMRGILGAGTARMNIYNVRKATQAFADELNAFFKGPEQKAIAISYDSRHFSREFAEATAGVMAANGIHAYITKELRPTPMLSFMVRHYKCKGGVCVTASHNPPEYNGYKVYWETGGQIVPPHDEAVIRRYSALTNYESIRFMPFAEGVKKGLIHEVGAEFDEIYFKEVDKLSVRKEGREGFKIVYSPLHGTGAYPVTEALKRWGFKDVTVVPEQAKPDGNFPTVKYPNPEEPEAMHMAIELGKKLKADLVLGTDPDTDRIGIVVREGDDYRVFNGNQIGSLLVDFYLSGMKDSGRMPANPLVIKTIVTTDQQADIAHYYGATCEETLTGFKWICQLVDDIEKGRSKPYRQYVCGGEESYGFLAGTFVRDKDAVSACCIAAEMVSYYKSKGKTLSMVLDELYLRHGVYLESLATLTLPGKEGADRIRQMMERLRSDPPREIAGSEVRILRDVDAQKEISFEKGKATTKVYDQPRSNVLQFVLADGSKVSARPSGTEPKIKFYFSVHENLSKTASPAELSSAKAGCAKRLTELEAAFNAMARS from the coding sequence TTGCAAGACAATATTCAGAGACTCGCTCAATATTGGTCCACTTCCCAGGTTTTCGACGAAAAGACCCGCACGGAAATCGCCGGGCTACTCCAAAGCAACAATGAAAAAGAACTTACCGAACGGTTCTACCGGGATCTGGAGTTTGGTACAGGCGGGATGCGTGGCATCCTCGGTGCCGGCACGGCTCGGATGAACATTTATAACGTCCGCAAGGCGACTCAGGCTTTTGCGGATGAGCTGAATGCCTTTTTCAAGGGGCCCGAGCAGAAGGCGATTGCGATTTCCTATGACTCGCGGCATTTCTCGCGCGAGTTTGCGGAAGCCACGGCCGGTGTAATGGCGGCCAATGGCATTCATGCTTATATCACAAAGGAACTGCGGCCGACGCCGATGCTTTCCTTTATGGTTCGCCATTATAAATGCAAGGGTGGCGTTTGCGTGACGGCCAGCCACAACCCGCCTGAATACAATGGTTACAAAGTTTACTGGGAAACTGGCGGGCAGATCGTGCCACCGCATGATGAAGCGGTGATTCGGCGCTATTCGGCCCTTACGAATTATGAATCCATTCGCTTCATGCCCTTTGCGGAAGGTGTGAAAAAGGGTTTGATTCATGAGGTCGGCGCGGAATTCGATGAAATTTACTTCAAGGAAGTCGATAAGCTTTCCGTTCGCAAAGAGGGACGGGAAGGCTTCAAGATCGTTTATTCGCCTTTGCATGGAACAGGCGCGTATCCCGTGACCGAAGCTTTGAAACGTTGGGGCTTCAAGGATGTGACCGTGGTGCCCGAGCAAGCGAAACCGGATGGCAACTTTCCCACCGTGAAGTATCCGAATCCGGAAGAGCCTGAAGCGATGCATATGGCCATTGAACTTGGCAAGAAGCTGAAGGCCGATCTTGTTTTGGGGACGGACCCGGATACGGACCGTATCGGTATCGTCGTGCGGGAAGGCGATGATTATCGGGTGTTCAACGGCAATCAGATCGGTTCGCTCCTGGTTGATTTTTATCTGTCCGGTATGAAGGATTCCGGTCGTATGCCGGCCAATCCTTTGGTGATCAAAACGATCGTGACCACCGATCAGCAGGCGGATATCGCGCATTATTATGGTGCGACCTGTGAAGAGACCCTGACGGGATTCAAATGGATTTGCCAGCTGGTGGATGATATCGAAAAGGGCCGCAGCAAGCCCTATCGCCAGTATGTGTGCGGCGGCGAAGAGAGCTACGGGTTCCTTGCCGGAACTTTCGTGCGGGATAAGGATGCCGTGAGCGCGTGCTGTATCGCGGCCGAGATGGTGTCCTATTATAAATCCAAGGGTAAAACCCTGAGCATGGTGCTCGATGAACTCTATCTGCGCCATGGTGTTTATCTGGAGTCGCTCGCGACTCTGACCCTGCCTGGAAAAGAGGGTGCCGATCGCATTCGGCAGATGATGGAACGGCTGCGTTCGGATCCGCCGCGTGAGATCGCGGGTTCGGAAGTTCGCATCCTTCGTGATGTGGACGCGCAAAAGGAGATCAGCTTTGAGAAGGGCAAGGCCACGACCAAGGTTTACGATCAGCCGCGTTCCAACGTTCTGCAGTTTGTGCTGGCGGATGGCTCCAAAGTCAGCGCCCGACCTTCGGGTACCGAGCCCAAGATCAAATTTTATTTCTCGGTTCATGAAAATCTGAGCAAGACCGCATCGCCGGCTGAGCTATCATCAGCCAAGGCCGGTTGTGCCAAACGTTTGACGGAGCTTGAAGCTGCGTTCAACGCGATGGCCCGGTCCTGA
- a CDS encoding outer membrane beta-barrel domain-containing protein, which translates to MKKLLLGIGLLCAATHASADYRKATEGRDVVMNKLYPKSERFELGLPAVGFVMNQSYVNTFLLGADASYFLNETLGFSFVVNTGVNQDKAERTCIENFYYDPSNEVGVACGNDNLKAADKNNDQFPRFGPAYVPIREIQQILMANAIWTPVYGKQLFSLGGTTSYFDLFLELGVGLAQSKFYKKQEVLKNGKRPRGVYIDPTDPANDPVKAAENNNQIGALPDTPQFYGKAGRPTARDDSNPLLNLGLGQKFHFGRMFHVKIYVRNMTLLATDQGFENLFALYGGIGFRF; encoded by the coding sequence ATGAAAAAACTTTTGCTTGGAATCGGTTTACTCTGTGCGGCAACCCACGCATCGGCCGATTATAGAAAAGCCACCGAAGGCCGCGATGTGGTGATGAACAAGCTCTACCCGAAGTCCGAACGCTTTGAGCTCGGGCTCCCCGCGGTTGGTTTTGTGATGAACCAGTCCTATGTGAATACCTTCCTCCTTGGGGCGGACGCCTCGTATTTTTTGAATGAAACCCTTGGTTTTTCCTTTGTCGTGAATACTGGCGTGAATCAGGACAAGGCCGAGCGGACCTGTATCGAGAACTTCTATTACGACCCCAGCAATGAAGTGGGCGTGGCCTGCGGGAATGATAACCTGAAGGCGGCGGATAAGAATAACGACCAGTTTCCGCGCTTTGGACCCGCTTATGTGCCCATTCGCGAGATCCAGCAGATCCTGATGGCGAATGCGATCTGGACGCCGGTTTATGGCAAGCAGCTTTTCAGTTTGGGCGGGACGACGAGTTATTTCGATCTATTCCTGGAGCTGGGCGTGGGGTTGGCCCAGTCGAAGTTTTATAAAAAGCAGGAGGTTCTCAAGAACGGGAAACGGCCGCGTGGAGTTTATATCGATCCGACGGATCCGGCTAACGATCCGGTGAAAGCGGCTGAGAATAATAATCAGATCGGGGCGCTGCCGGATACTCCGCAATTTTACGGGAAGGCTGGTCGGCCTACGGCTCGGGATGACAGCAACCCGCTTTTGAATTTAGGTTTGGGTCAGAAGTTTCACTTTGGTCGGATGTTTCATGTGAAGATCTATGTGCGGAACATGACTTTGCTGGCGACTGACCAGGGTTTTGAAAACCTGTTTGCGCTTTACGGTGGGATTGGGTTTCGCTTCTGA
- a CDS encoding SGNH/GDSL hydrolase family protein: protein MKRLLSGVLGIFLSTQGYAGDFSRLYVFGDSLSDAGNLHIALLQQGIGGLPGEYSKSFYPIPLGRASNGPVAMEYVANQLGLQALPSFLGGTNYAFIGAKAQMDHDAFPFDFPAQVYALAGKLQASGAGLQESDLVTVMIGANDIRSAIETVAVTQNMADAEQQIDQAIASVRQQLGFLRSLGARNWLLVNAPELEASPYIQELMAQIHPSAKKQVKELTKRFNTQFEKLVRELELQGSGQVRFFDIYHEAHVIQATSFAAGFTNRTDTCWSQADGYVNGCSVAASFDYFYFDNFHPSTRIHKQVADRILEALQ, encoded by the coding sequence ATGAAAAGACTCCTATCAGGTGTGCTGGGCATTTTTTTGTCAACTCAGGGTTATGCAGGTGATTTCAGCCGCCTCTATGTTTTTGGGGACAGTCTGTCCGATGCTGGTAACCTGCATATTGCACTTTTGCAGCAGGGAATCGGCGGCCTGCCGGGAGAATATTCCAAGAGCTTTTATCCCATTCCCCTCGGACGGGCGAGCAATGGTCCCGTCGCGATGGAGTATGTGGCGAATCAGCTGGGATTGCAGGCGCTGCCTTCTTTTTTAGGGGGAACGAATTATGCGTTTATCGGAGCCAAGGCTCAGATGGATCATGATGCCTTTCCTTTTGATTTCCCGGCTCAGGTTTATGCTTTAGCTGGGAAGCTGCAGGCGAGTGGAGCGGGGCTGCAGGAAAGTGATCTGGTAACGGTGATGATCGGGGCGAATGATATTCGTTCGGCGATTGAGACTGTTGCGGTTACTCAGAATATGGCAGATGCCGAACAGCAGATTGATCAGGCGATTGCCTCGGTGCGGCAGCAGCTGGGTTTCCTGCGGAGTCTGGGAGCCAGGAATTGGCTGCTGGTGAATGCACCGGAGCTGGAGGCTTCACCTTATATTCAGGAACTCATGGCTCAGATCCATCCTTCAGCGAAAAAGCAGGTCAAGGAGCTGACGAAACGTTTTAATACTCAGTTTGAAAAACTTGTGCGTGAACTCGAACTGCAGGGTTCCGGTCAGGTGAGATTCTTCGATATCTATCACGAGGCGCATGTGATCCAGGCCACGTCCTTTGCTGCAGGTTTTACCAATCGGACGGATACCTGCTGGTCCCAGGCTGATGGTTATGTCAACGGATGTTCAGTCGCTGCTTCGTTTGATTACTTCTATTTCGACAACTTTCATCCCAGCACGCGCATCCATAAGCAGGTTGCTGATCGTATTCTGGAAGCACTACAGTAA
- a CDS encoding (2Fe-2S)-binding protein codes for MKKAENQNQTSSFLDLNRRHFVLTGLALASLAALGWNDSGFSQNAGNSPAQEPGPAIGTPMKLQVNGVVHSLNLDLRVTLLDALRNHLNLTGSKKGCDHGQCGACTVLVDGRRINSCLTLAVMNQGRRITSIEGLAQGETLHPIQEAFIKHDGFQCGYCTSGQIMAAAGLLQERCGPEDADVREAMSGNLCRCGCYTNIVAAIQDVRTGGGKHASL; via the coding sequence TTGAAGAAAGCCGAGAATCAAAACCAGACCTCTTCATTCCTGGATCTGAATCGTCGGCATTTTGTCTTGACCGGTTTGGCCCTGGCAAGTCTCGCGGCTTTGGGTTGGAATGATTCGGGGTTCAGCCAGAATGCAGGCAATTCCCCCGCTCAGGAGCCAGGACCTGCGATCGGGACGCCGATGAAGCTGCAGGTCAACGGCGTTGTTCATAGTTTGAATTTGGATCTGCGCGTGACGCTGCTGGATGCTTTGCGCAATCATTTGAATCTGACGGGATCGAAGAAAGGCTGTGATCATGGACAGTGCGGCGCCTGCACGGTTCTCGTGGATGGGCGGCGCATCAATTCCTGTTTGACCCTGGCCGTCATGAATCAGGGTCGTCGGATCACCAGCATTGAAGGCCTGGCTCAGGGGGAGACTCTGCACCCTATCCAGGAAGCCTTCATCAAGCATGACGGTTTTCAATGCGGCTACTGCACTTCGGGCCAGATCATGGCAGCGGCCGGCTTGCTGCAGGAACGCTGTGGGCCGGAGGACGCGGATGTTCGGGAGGCCATGAGCGGGAATCTTTGCCGCTGTGGATGCTACACGAACATTGTCGCTGCGATTCAGGATGTGCGGACAGGAGGCGGAAAGCATGCAAGCCTTTAA
- a CDS encoding xanthine dehydrogenase family protein subunit M: MQAFKYFQPKDVQGAMDLMRAHEKAMFIAGGTNLLDLMKLHVAEPEVLIDINALPLRTMQMRNKRFFIGALALNSDVAQNETVQRNYPLLAEALLAGASPQLRNMATVGGNLLQKTRCVYFNDPTFACNKRNPGSGCSALEGWTRQHAVLGTSPHCIATHPSDMAVALNALDGEVVIQGPTQERRIPIRSFHLEPGDTPQKETVLNRDELILGVELAEPLKGQTSRYVKVRDRSSYAFALVSAATVLVMDGSTIRESRVALGGVATRPWPASSAEAILKGGRAEDAVFQKAADAAMQGAVPRKMNAFKIDLAKRALRRALQEASSGQRWG, from the coding sequence ATGCAAGCCTTTAAATATTTCCAGCCCAAGGATGTACAGGGCGCCATGGATCTTATGCGTGCGCATGAAAAAGCCATGTTCATTGCCGGTGGAACCAACCTTCTTGATCTTATGAAACTTCACGTGGCGGAGCCCGAGGTCTTGATTGATATCAATGCTTTGCCTCTTAGGACCATGCAGATGCGGAACAAGAGGTTTTTCATCGGGGCCTTGGCTTTGAATAGTGATGTCGCCCAGAATGAAACCGTGCAGCGTAACTATCCGCTCCTGGCCGAAGCGCTTTTGGCCGGAGCGTCTCCGCAGCTTCGCAATATGGCGACGGTGGGCGGGAATCTTCTGCAAAAGACCCGCTGTGTTTACTTCAATGATCCGACGTTTGCCTGCAACAAAAGAAATCCCGGATCGGGTTGTTCCGCCCTGGAGGGATGGACGCGACAGCATGCTGTCCTGGGAACAAGCCCCCATTGCATTGCCACACATCCTTCGGATATGGCCGTGGCGTTGAACGCATTGGACGGTGAAGTTGTGATTCAAGGTCCGACGCAGGAGCGACGCATACCGATTCGCAGTTTTCATCTGGAACCGGGTGATACGCCGCAGAAGGAGACGGTCTTGAATCGCGATGAACTGATTCTGGGGGTCGAGCTTGCGGAGCCTCTGAAAGGACAGACCTCGCGCTATGTGAAGGTCCGTGATCGCAGTTCCTATGCTTTTGCCCTCGTATCCGCGGCCACCGTCCTTGTCATGGACGGGTCGACGATTCGCGAGAGTCGTGTGGCTCTGGGAGGAGTGGCGACGCGCCCCTGGCCTGCAAGCTCGGCGGAAGCGATTCTGAAGGGAGGGCGTGCTGAGGATGCTGTCTTTCAGAAAGCGGCCGATGCCGCCATGCAGGGCGCTGTGCCTCGGAAGATGAATGCTTTTAAAATAGATCTGGCCAAGCGAGCCCTGCGTCGGGCGCTGCAGGAAGCCAGTTCGGGCCAGCGTTGGGGGTGA
- a CDS encoding xanthine dehydrogenase family protein molybdopterin-binding subunit: MKNSLGRPLDRVEGKLKVTGGARYTGDIMLPRMTYAVLIESSVASGTIQSMDTRAAMRSPGVVTIITSTNAPKLKAPEKEPSGITSEGHLALQSNKIHYNGEPIGLVVAESLEEARAALALIKVSYGKAAAFLNLEDKDAPSIMPKDRFGKPLQGKRGEPDAAFSEASVTVEARYETPLEHHHPMEPHATVAAWSDGALTVYETTQYVNGTQNGLAQCFSLKPERVKVISNFVGGGFGSKGSTWQPTVMAAMAARVVQRPVKLVLSRQNMCNCVGHRSRTIQDVALAADKSGKISAIRHAVQSHTSLLQDFIEPSSLLTRMLYANPGLELSHRLARLNLPTSTFMRAPGEASGSFALECALDELALKLEMDPLALRVINHADKDMDSGKVFSAKQLKECYEKGAELFGWSQRKAAPKSMQRNGRLVGWGVATATYPANKQPASARMRIHRDASIVAASATHEIGQGTYTIMTQIAAEAMGVDPGRVRFELGSSLFPKAPVTGGSMTAASVGPAVVMAANALKMKLLGLAAKDAASPLYQLTFDQIQAVDGHLVSVKNAGAKQSYQDILRAANLESLEAEGSTQAMVMGDAKEHCRPDQSQDPSCYSYHSFGAQFAEVEVDPLSMQVRVTRFVGAYDVGRVLNEKTARSQGLGGIVMGIGMALMEETAVDPRNGRMITRNLADYHVPVNADIQNIEVIFTNVPDKNFNELGSRGLGEIPIVGAAAAVANAVYHATGKRIRQLPITPDKLLV; the protein is encoded by the coding sequence ATGAAAAATTCATTAGGTCGTCCTTTGGATCGTGTGGAAGGCAAGCTGAAGGTGACAGGCGGGGCGCGCTATACGGGCGATATTATGCTGCCGCGCATGACGTATGCTGTGCTGATCGAATCGAGCGTTGCGAGCGGAACCATTCAAAGTATGGATACGAGAGCAGCGATGCGCTCGCCTGGTGTTGTGACGATCATCACGAGCACCAATGCGCCTAAACTCAAGGCGCCGGAGAAGGAGCCTTCCGGGATTACCAGTGAAGGGCATTTGGCTCTTCAGAGCAACAAGATTCATTACAACGGCGAGCCCATTGGGTTGGTCGTGGCGGAGAGTTTGGAAGAGGCGCGTGCGGCCTTGGCCCTGATCAAGGTGTCTTATGGAAAGGCCGCCGCCTTTTTAAATCTTGAAGATAAAGATGCGCCTTCGATCATGCCGAAGGATCGCTTCGGTAAGCCCTTGCAGGGGAAGCGCGGCGAGCCGGATGCGGCCTTCTCCGAGGCGTCTGTGACTGTTGAAGCCCGTTATGAGACTCCGCTTGAGCATCATCACCCGATGGAACCTCATGCGACGGTTGCGGCCTGGAGTGACGGCGCGCTGACGGTTTATGAAACGACCCAGTATGTGAATGGAACCCAGAATGGTTTGGCTCAATGCTTTTCCTTAAAGCCGGAGCGGGTGAAGGTCATATCAAACTTTGTGGGTGGAGGTTTTGGTTCGAAAGGATCGACCTGGCAGCCGACGGTGATGGCGGCCATGGCGGCTCGTGTGGTGCAGCGGCCGGTGAAGCTTGTGCTCTCGCGCCAGAACATGTGCAACTGCGTGGGGCATCGGTCCCGCACGATTCAGGATGTGGCGCTTGCTGCGGATAAGAGTGGGAAAATCTCTGCGATTCGTCATGCTGTGCAGAGTCATACCTCGCTTCTGCAGGATTTCATTGAACCGAGTTCACTGCTGACACGAATGCTTTATGCGAATCCGGGCTTGGAGCTCAGTCATCGTCTGGCTCGTTTGAATCTTCCCACGAGCACGTTTATGCGGGCCCCGGGAGAGGCGTCGGGAAGCTTCGCATTGGAGTGCGCCCTGGATGAGCTGGCTTTGAAGCTTGAGATGGATCCTTTGGCTTTGCGGGTGATCAATCATGCGGATAAGGATATGGATAGCGGAAAGGTCTTTTCCGCGAAGCAGCTGAAGGAATGCTATGAAAAGGGAGCGGAGCTATTCGGTTGGAGTCAGAGGAAGGCTGCGCCGAAGTCCATGCAGAGAAACGGGCGCCTTGTAGGTTGGGGTGTGGCGACAGCGACCTATCCTGCGAATAAGCAGCCGGCTTCTGCGCGGATGCGGATTCATCGGGATGCCTCGATTGTTGCAGCCAGCGCCACTCATGAGATTGGTCAAGGGACGTATACGATCATGACCCAGATCGCAGCGGAGGCGATGGGTGTGGATCCTGGACGGGTGCGCTTTGAATTGGGATCCAGTCTTTTTCCCAAGGCTCCTGTTACTGGCGGATCCATGACTGCAGCCAGTGTGGGGCCGGCCGTGGTGATGGCCGCGAATGCTTTGAAAATGAAGCTTCTGGGGCTTGCTGCCAAGGATGCGGCTTCGCCGCTTTATCAACTGACGTTTGATCAGATCCAGGCTGTGGATGGGCATCTTGTGAGTGTGAAGAATGCGGGTGCGAAGCAGAGTTATCAGGATATTCTGCGCGCTGCGAATCTGGAGAGCCTGGAGGCGGAAGGATCCACGCAGGCGATGGTGATGGGCGATGCCAAGGAGCATTGCCGACCGGATCAGAGTCAGGATCCTTCGTGTTATTCCTATCATTCCTTCGGCGCGCAGTTTGCGGAGGTGGAGGTGGATCCCCTCAGCATGCAGGTGCGCGTGACCCGCTTTGTGGGGGCTTATGATGTGGGTCGGGTGTTGAATGAGAAGACGGCGCGCAGCCAGGGGCTGGGTGGGATTGTGATGGGGATTGGTATGGCTTTGATGGAGGAAACCGCTGTGGATCCGCGTAATGGGCGGATGATTACGCGGAATCTTGCGGATTACCATGTGCCTGTGAATGCTGATATTCAGAATATTGAGGTGATCTTCACCAATGTGCCGGATAAGAATTTTAATGAGTTGGGCAGTCGGGGTTTAGGTGAGATTCCGATCGTTGGGGCTGCGGCCGCTGTGGCGAATGCGGTTTATCATGCGACGGGGAAAAGGATTCGACAGCTGCCGATTACGCCGGATAAGCTTTTGGTTTGA